In Elusimicrobiota bacterium, a single genomic region encodes these proteins:
- a CDS encoding electron transfer flavoprotein subunit beta/FixA family protein translates to MALNIVVCVKNTPSTLAVPVDAATGLPKTAGLVFAMNPFDEYAVEEAVRIKEKNPGTTVTALALGPESDHAVLRDAISRGCDAGVLLSGPELQGGDAFAISRALAAAIKKLNGQKPVHLLLFGKNTNDDNSGTVGGQVAAWLDWPGALSVKKIESIDESSAVLWRMMEDGVDKVKVQLPAAVGTVKEINEPRVPSLRGKMAAKKASIPTWTAADLALKPEDAGAAGARVKLARSSAPPPRPAGTRIAGATAAQTAEKLVATLVERKLI, encoded by the coding sequence ATGGCTCTCAATATCGTCGTCTGCGTCAAGAACACGCCCTCCACGCTGGCCGTGCCGGTGGATGCGGCCACGGGCCTGCCCAAGACCGCGGGCTTGGTCTTCGCCATGAACCCCTTCGACGAGTACGCGGTCGAGGAGGCCGTGCGCATCAAGGAGAAGAACCCCGGCACCACCGTGACCGCCCTGGCCCTCGGCCCGGAATCGGACCACGCGGTCCTGCGCGACGCCATCTCCCGGGGCTGCGACGCCGGCGTCCTGCTCTCCGGGCCTGAGCTGCAGGGCGGCGACGCCTTCGCCATCAGCCGCGCCCTGGCCGCCGCGATCAAGAAGCTCAACGGCCAGAAACCCGTGCACCTGCTCCTCTTCGGCAAGAACACCAACGACGACAACTCCGGCACCGTGGGCGGCCAGGTCGCGGCCTGGCTGGACTGGCCCGGGGCGCTCTCGGTCAAGAAGATCGAGTCCATAGACGAGTCCTCGGCCGTGCTCTGGCGCATGATGGAGGACGGCGTGGACAAGGTCAAGGTCCAGCTCCCCGCGGCCGTGGGCACGGTCAAGGAGATCAACGAGCCGCGCGTGCCTTCCCTGCGGGGCAAGATGGCGGCCAAGAAGGCCTCCATCCCCACCTGGACCGCGGCCGACCTGGCCTTGAAGCCCGAGGACGCCGGGGCGGCGGGGGCGCGCGTCAAGCTCGCGCGCTCCTCGGCTCCCCCCCCGCGTCCGGCCGGCACGCGCATCGCCGGAGCCACGGCCGCCCAGACCGCGGAAAAGCTCGTCGCCACCCTCGTGGAGAGGAAACTGATCTAA
- a CDS encoding electron transfer flavoprotein subunit alpha/FixB family protein produces MSQQKILVVALMQRGAASPATYELLTAGRSLANALKQPLVAFQVGGTAESARELVERGADRVLWSGGAALQDFNDELHAQAVLAAAAQEKPSWLLLPASVAGRSLACRVAVKLGAGLATDVNEIDPASGTVKRSHYSGNLQATMEFKSEVRVVTVQGMVFPQAPRQAGRSGEVAELAFAPAAAGMEFLSFQAEEAGEIDLGGAERIVSGGRGVGGPDGFKLIRDLAHALGAAVAASRAAVDSGWIPYRHQVGLTGRTVRPKLYVACGISGQIQHLAGMSTAGSIVAINMDPECPMMQQATISVVGDMFELIPLVIAEIKKRRGAPVAA; encoded by the coding sequence ATGAGCCAACAAAAGATCCTCGTCGTCGCCTTGATGCAGCGGGGCGCGGCCAGCCCCGCCACCTATGAGCTGCTCACCGCCGGCCGGTCCTTGGCCAACGCCCTCAAGCAGCCCCTCGTGGCCTTCCAGGTCGGCGGCACGGCCGAGAGCGCCCGCGAGCTCGTGGAGCGCGGCGCGGACCGCGTCCTTTGGTCGGGCGGCGCAGCCCTGCAAGACTTCAACGACGAGCTGCACGCCCAGGCCGTCCTGGCCGCCGCCGCGCAGGAAAAGCCCTCCTGGCTGCTCCTGCCGGCCAGCGTGGCCGGCCGGTCTTTGGCCTGCCGCGTCGCGGTCAAGCTGGGCGCGGGCCTGGCCACCGACGTCAACGAGATCGACCCGGCCTCCGGCACCGTCAAGCGCAGCCACTACAGCGGCAACCTCCAGGCCACCATGGAGTTCAAGTCAGAGGTCCGCGTGGTGACCGTGCAAGGCATGGTCTTCCCCCAGGCGCCGCGCCAGGCCGGACGCTCCGGCGAGGTGGCGGAGCTCGCTTTCGCTCCCGCCGCCGCCGGCATGGAGTTCCTCTCTTTCCAGGCCGAGGAAGCCGGCGAGATCGACCTGGGCGGCGCCGAGCGCATAGTCTCCGGCGGCCGCGGCGTGGGCGGACCCGACGGCTTCAAGCTCATCCGGGATTTGGCGCACGCGCTGGGCGCCGCGGTCGCGGCCAGCCGCGCGGCCGTGGACTCCGGCTGGATCCCTTACCGGCACCAAGTGGGGCTCACGGGACGCACCGTGCGGCCCAAGCTGTACGTGGCTTGCGGCATCTCCGGCCAGATCCAGCACCTGGCGGGCATGTCCACCGCCGGCAGCATCGTGGCCATCAACATGGACCCTGAGTGCCCCATGATGCAGCAGGCGACCATCTCCGTGGTCGGGGACATGTTCGAGCTCATCCCCCTCGTCATCGCTGAGATCAAGAAGCGCCGGGGCGCTCCCGTCGCCGCCTAG
- a CDS encoding DHH family phosphoesterase has translation MSNGFHARKLLRELARLGQRISPLLIVTHDYPDPDSLASAWVLAYLAHSLAKVRCRIAYGGIIGRRENRIMADRLGIPARPLRKGEIAEAEHVALIDTQPPFRNNRFPPRRRPFLIIDHHARHPDTAAELMIIDEGAGATATILGEALLLSGLKVPRRLATAVVYGIGSETQNLGRESTLRDLTVYRSLWPKANVKTLWSISYPRRPAGYFSDLGRAIRRAFVCHGIVGTHLGPLVAPENVAQIADFLMTYERSHWALVTGRYQGRLHISLRSDDPGAEAGKLLKRILWGDKRGGGHAMIAGGTVLVGEDEPEVAWREAEDRLAAAFIESQGFKDAPLAKAFGDESL, from the coding sequence ATGAGCAACGGCTTCCACGCCCGCAAGCTCCTGCGCGAACTGGCCCGGCTGGGCCAGAGGATCAGCCCGCTCTTGATCGTCACCCACGACTACCCGGACCCCGATTCCCTGGCCAGCGCCTGGGTGCTGGCTTATCTGGCGCATTCCCTGGCCAAGGTGCGCTGCCGCATCGCCTATGGCGGCATCATCGGCCGCCGCGAGAACCGCATCATGGCCGACCGGCTCGGCATACCGGCCCGGCCCCTGCGCAAGGGAGAGATCGCCGAGGCCGAGCACGTGGCCTTGATCGACACCCAGCCTCCCTTCCGCAACAACCGGTTCCCGCCCCGGCGCCGTCCCTTCTTGATCATCGATCACCACGCCCGCCACCCCGACACCGCGGCCGAGCTCATGATCATCGACGAGGGGGCCGGGGCCACCGCCACCATCCTGGGCGAGGCCTTGCTGCTCTCGGGCCTCAAGGTGCCTCGCCGTCTGGCCACGGCCGTGGTCTACGGCATCGGCTCCGAGACGCAGAACCTGGGCCGGGAATCCACCTTGCGGGACCTGACCGTCTATCGCTCCCTCTGGCCCAAGGCCAACGTCAAGACCCTCTGGAGCATCTCTTATCCCCGGCGGCCCGCCGGCTATTTTTCGGACCTGGGGCGCGCCATCCGCAGGGCCTTCGTCTGCCACGGCATCGTGGGGACGCATCTGGGCCCGCTGGTGGCGCCGGAGAACGTGGCCCAGATCGCGGATTTCCTCATGACCTATGAGCGCTCGCACTGGGCTCTGGTGACGGGCCGCTACCAGGGCCGCCTGCACATCTCCCTGCGCAGCGACGACCCTGGGGCGGAGGCGGGCAAGCTCCTCAAGCGCATCCTCTGGGGCGACAAGCGCGGCGGCGGGCACGCCATGATCGCGGGGGGCACCGTCTTGGTGGGCGAGGATGAGCCCGAGGTGGCGTGGCGGGAGGCCGAGGACCGGTTGGCCGCCGCTTTCATCGAGAGCCAGGGTTTCAAGGACGCGCCCCTGGCCAAGGCGTTCGGCGACGAGTCGCTGTAG
- a CDS encoding diadenylate cyclase: MNMMSFPVRPADMMDMAVVALLIYALLVWFKKTRTAFVVMGLLVLMGVYLLARVMGMYMTTLIFKGFFAIFIIAVVVIFQEELRSIFERIAVLSFARPRHQAAPQEPDILARALSDLARDKVGALIVMRGRDPLDRHMEGGWDLHGELSEALIESIFDSHSLGHDGAMVVEGGRVTHFGVHLPLSKDFSKITHMGLRHTAALGLCERTDAVCLVVSQERGVISVGQRGQLTPIDNLQELHRIIEDFLREIAPRTPQQSLMTILTHNTREKALAIGMSALLWWFFVGHQFTP, encoded by the coding sequence ATGAACATGATGAGTTTTCCCGTGCGGCCGGCGGACATGATGGACATGGCGGTGGTGGCCCTGCTCATCTACGCCCTGCTGGTCTGGTTCAAGAAGACCCGGACGGCCTTCGTGGTGATGGGCCTGCTGGTCCTTATGGGCGTCTACCTCCTGGCCCGCGTGATGGGCATGTACATGACCACCTTGATCTTCAAGGGATTCTTCGCCATCTTCATCATCGCGGTGGTGGTCATCTTCCAGGAGGAGCTGCGCAGCATCTTTGAGCGCATCGCGGTCTTGAGCTTCGCGCGGCCGCGTCACCAGGCCGCGCCCCAGGAGCCCGACATCCTGGCGCGGGCCCTCTCGGACCTGGCCCGGGACAAGGTCGGAGCCCTCATCGTCATGCGCGGCCGCGACCCCCTGGACCGGCACATGGAAGGGGGCTGGGACCTTCACGGAGAGCTCTCCGAGGCCCTGATCGAGAGCATATTCGATTCCCATTCCTTGGGCCACGACGGGGCCATGGTCGTCGAGGGCGGACGGGTGACGCACTTCGGCGTGCACCTGCCCCTCTCCAAGGACTTCAGCAAGATCACGCACATGGGCCTGCGCCACACCGCCGCCTTGGGCCTCTGCGAGCGCACCGACGCCGTTTGTCTGGTGGTCAGCCAGGAGCGGGGCGTCATCTCCGTCGGGCAGCGGGGCCAGCTTACGCCCATCGACAACCTCCAGGAACTGCACCGCATCATCGAGGACTTCCTGCGCGAGATCGCGCCGCGCACGCCTCAGCAGAGCCTGATGACCATACTGACCCACAACACGCGGGAAAAGGCTCTGGCCATCGGCATGTCGGCGCTCCTGTGGTGGTTCTTCGTCGGACACCAATTCACACCGTGA
- a CDS encoding NADH-quinone oxidoreductase subunit I, whose product MAVTVRAVSRPARGWLEQVYIIEVLRGLGVTFRHFFVNLWRHVLRLLGLRAGPGAVTIQYPDEPAVLGRRARTRHRLLSRADGSPRCTSCLLCETICPAKCIHIVAEESPDPAVEKRARSFDIDIGMCVFCGHCVEACPVDAIHMDVDQVELASYTRSGMIWDMKSLLQERR is encoded by the coding sequence ATGGCGGTGACGGTGCGCGCCGTGAGCCGGCCCGCCCGCGGATGGCTCGAGCAGGTCTATATCATCGAGGTCTTGCGCGGCCTGGGCGTGACCTTCAGGCACTTCTTCGTCAACCTCTGGCGCCACGTCCTGAGGCTCCTGGGCCTGCGCGCAGGTCCCGGCGCGGTCACCATCCAGTACCCGGACGAGCCGGCCGTGTTGGGCCGGCGTGCCCGCACCCGGCATAGGCTGCTGAGCCGGGCCGACGGCTCTCCGCGCTGCACCTCGTGCCTGCTTTGCGAGACCATCTGCCCCGCCAAATGCATCCACATCGTCGCGGAGGAGAGCCCGGACCCGGCGGTGGAGAAGCGCGCGCGCAGCTTCGACATCGACATCGGCATGTGCGTCTTCTGCGGGCACTGCGTCGAGGCCTGTCCCGTCGACGCCATCCATATGGACGTCGACCAGGTCGAACTGGCATCCTATACCAGGTCCGGCATGATCTGGGACATGAAGTCCTTGCTGCAAGAGAGGCGCTAG
- a CDS encoding NADH-quinone oxidoreductase subunit H: protein MIPLAWSAAMVGYALVFGLGLAGFLGWVERKQSAVLQDRIGANRADVFGWRIIGLFHPVADGIKLMTKEDFVPRHVLRPFHGLAPALSLGCCLACLAALPFGGEFQAFGRAWNLQPWPSPVGLVYILALLGLGVHGVIMAGYAANSNYGLLGGLRGAAQMVAYEVCMAAVLAGPMFLYGTLDLQEAVRAQGRLIAGILPAWGVFTQPLAFLLFLVAGMAASKRIPFDLPEGESEIVGYHVEYSGMKFGMFMMSDFIENIVVCGLGAALFLGGWQVPFVALTGPLGGAIMLASFFAKTCALLFLLMQVRWTLPRLRFDQLLDLGWKSLLPLSLANFLLTVWGCYLWR, encoded by the coding sequence ATGATCCCCCTGGCCTGGTCCGCGGCTATGGTCGGCTATGCCCTGGTCTTCGGCCTGGGCTTGGCGGGCTTCCTGGGCTGGGTCGAGCGCAAGCAGAGCGCCGTGCTGCAGGACCGCATCGGCGCCAACCGGGCCGACGTCTTCGGCTGGCGGATCATCGGTCTCTTCCATCCGGTCGCGGACGGCATCAAGCTCATGACCAAGGAGGACTTCGTGCCGCGGCACGTCCTGCGGCCTTTCCACGGCCTGGCTCCGGCCCTGTCCTTGGGCTGCTGCCTGGCCTGCCTCGCGGCTCTGCCTTTCGGCGGAGAGTTCCAGGCTTTCGGCCGAGCCTGGAACCTGCAGCCTTGGCCCAGCCCGGTCGGACTGGTCTACATCCTGGCTCTCCTGGGCCTGGGCGTGCACGGAGTGATCATGGCCGGCTACGCCGCCAACTCCAATTACGGCCTCTTGGGCGGGCTGCGCGGCGCGGCGCAGATGGTGGCCTACGAGGTGTGCATGGCCGCCGTACTCGCCGGGCCCATGTTCCTATACGGGACCCTCGACCTCCAGGAAGCGGTGCGGGCGCAGGGGCGGCTGATCGCCGGCATCCTGCCGGCCTGGGGCGTGTTCACCCAGCCGCTGGCCTTCCTGCTCTTCCTGGTCGCGGGCATGGCCGCCTCCAAGCGCATCCCCTTCGACCTGCCCGAGGGCGAGTCCGAGATCGTGGGCTACCACGTGGAGTACTCGGGCATGAAGTTCGGCATGTTCATGATGTCGGACTTCATCGAGAACATCGTGGTCTGCGGCCTGGGCGCGGCCCTATTCTTGGGCGGCTGGCAGGTCCCCTTCGTCGCTCTGACCGGGCCGCTGGGCGGCGCGATCATGCTGGCCTCGTTCTTCGCGAAGACCTGCGCCCTGCTCTTCCTGCTCATGCAGGTGCGCTGGACGCTGCCCAGGCTGCGCTTCGACCAGCTCCTCGACCTGGGCTGGAAGTCGCTGCTGCCCCTGTCCTTGGCCAATTTCCTCCTCACGGTGTGGGGGTGCTACCTATGGCGGTGA
- a CDS encoding 2Fe-2S iron-sulfur cluster-binding protein, translated as MAKTIKFTLDGRPLEAREGETVLEAAERAGARIPHYCWHRVLGNPGNCRMCIVEVEGTPKPQVACRLPAREGLVARSASAAARRAQASALELHLVDHPLDCPVCDQSGECGLQDYYMDIGRYPSAMREDKAHAAKRVPIGPHIMLDQERCILCTRCTRFVSQVSKSHELGIFGRGHSEAVGLVPGRSLDNPYSGNLADVCPVGALTDRDFRFQVRVWYLDETASICPGCSRGCAIFAHTSTQRPWHNQGRRLARLKPRYNPEVNGAWICDEGRYGFAEFDSDRLGRVMRLQGTAAERRWDSVSDEIAVAWHQVVRNKRPDGLAVVASGSLSNEDWKAFKSLFVDALKLKRFLFTPEPDQVGTEDELLRRRDKVPNLAGGMALGFGAQIESMTWDALAGEIEAGKVWGLYVVDRDPLKVWGEKGRELLERLDFLVYQGPRKGLTGDLAHFRLPATAWLEEDGHFTDFQGRIQGYRRALAPLGAAKPDWAIFAGLEAAWQGGGGL; from the coding sequence GTGGCTAAGACCATCAAGTTCACCTTGGACGGCCGGCCCCTTGAGGCCCGGGAAGGGGAGACCGTGCTGGAGGCGGCGGAGCGCGCCGGCGCGCGCATCCCCCACTACTGCTGGCACCGCGTCTTGGGCAACCCGGGCAACTGCCGCATGTGCATCGTGGAAGTCGAGGGAACCCCCAAGCCCCAGGTCGCCTGCCGCCTGCCCGCGCGCGAAGGCTTGGTGGCGCGCTCCGCGTCCGCCGCCGCGCGCCGCGCCCAAGCCTCGGCCTTGGAACTGCACCTGGTGGACCATCCTCTGGACTGCCCGGTCTGCGACCAGTCCGGCGAGTGCGGCCTGCAGGACTACTACATGGACATCGGCCGCTACCCCAGCGCGATGCGCGAGGACAAGGCCCACGCGGCCAAGCGCGTCCCGATCGGCCCCCACATCATGCTCGACCAGGAGCGCTGCATCCTGTGCACGCGTTGCACCCGTTTCGTCTCCCAGGTCAGCAAGTCCCACGAGCTGGGAATCTTCGGCCGCGGGCACTCCGAGGCCGTGGGCCTGGTCCCGGGGCGGAGCCTGGACAACCCTTACTCCGGCAACCTGGCGGACGTCTGTCCCGTCGGCGCGCTGACGGACCGCGACTTCCGCTTCCAGGTCCGGGTCTGGTACCTCGATGAGACGGCCTCCATATGCCCCGGCTGCAGCCGCGGCTGCGCCATCTTCGCCCACACCAGCACCCAGCGGCCCTGGCACAACCAGGGCCGCCGGCTCGCTCGCCTCAAGCCGCGCTACAACCCCGAGGTCAACGGGGCCTGGATCTGCGACGAGGGCCGCTACGGCTTCGCCGAGTTCGACTCCGACCGCCTGGGCAGGGTCATGAGGCTCCAAGGGACCGCCGCCGAGCGCCGTTGGGACTCGGTCTCCGACGAGATCGCCGTGGCCTGGCATCAGGTCGTCCGCAACAAGAGGCCCGACGGCCTGGCCGTGGTCGCCTCCGGCTCCCTTTCCAACGAGGATTGGAAGGCCTTCAAGAGCCTGTTCGTGGATGCCTTGAAGCTCAAGCGCTTCCTTTTCACTCCGGAGCCGGATCAAGTCGGGACCGAGGACGAGCTCTTGCGGCGGCGCGACAAGGTCCCCAATCTTGCCGGCGGCATGGCCTTGGGATTCGGGGCCCAGATCGAGTCCATGACCTGGGACGCTTTGGCGGGGGAGATCGAGGCGGGCAAGGTCTGGGGGCTCTATGTGGTGGACCGGGATCCGCTGAAGGTCTGGGGGGAGAAAGGCCGGGAGCTCCTGGAGCGCCTGGACTTCCTGGTCTATCAGGGCCCTCGCAAAGGCCTGACCGGAGACCTCGCGCATTTCCGGCTTCCGGCCACGGCCTGGCTCGAAGAGGATGGACATTTCACCGATTTCCAAGGCCGGATCCAAGGATACCGTCGGGCCCTGGCGCCCTTGGGCGCGGCCAAGCCGGACTGGGCCATCTTCGCGGGCCTGGAAGCGGCCTGGCAGGGCGGGGGGGGGCTATGA
- the nuoF gene encoding NADH-quinone oxidoreductase subunit NuoF, with protein MTKLLTAHFDEPKLHELETYRRLGGYEGLKKASQMGREALMAEMSKSNLRGLGGAGFGAAMKWSTVPAEAKNPGPRYVVVNCDESEPGCFKDRVLVTRSPHQLIEGLLIAAYAIDARRTFIFIRGEYEVQHKILQKALDEARTAGLLGECAIDLMRGAGAYISGLDTSLLETMEGKKAWPRQPPPFPTVSGLLGRPTVVNNVETLSMIPHIVMRGGEWFAKLGTAKSGGTVLFSVSGHVEKPGVYEFPMGTPLKDILAAAGGVKDGKRLKAVIPGGVSTPVMTADELDTPMDFEGPRAKGTFLGAGGVIVLDETADMVSVAHNIERFLAHESCGQCTPCRQGSFWHERILERGLSGGGTADDLATLERAGENITGKVICALGDTVGVVTRALMKKFPEDFKARFPERRG; from the coding sequence ATGACTAAGCTACTAACAGCTCACTTCGACGAACCCAAGCTCCACGAGCTGGAGACCTACCGCCGCCTGGGCGGCTACGAGGGGCTCAAGAAGGCTTCGCAGATGGGGCGCGAGGCGCTCATGGCCGAGATGAGCAAGTCCAACCTGCGCGGCCTGGGCGGGGCGGGCTTCGGCGCGGCCATGAAGTGGAGCACGGTCCCGGCCGAGGCCAAGAACCCCGGCCCCCGCTACGTCGTGGTCAACTGCGACGAGTCCGAGCCCGGCTGCTTCAAGGACCGCGTCCTGGTCACGCGCTCTCCGCACCAACTCATCGAAGGCCTGCTCATCGCCGCCTACGCCATCGACGCCCGCCGCACATTCATCTTCATCCGCGGCGAATACGAGGTCCAGCATAAGATCCTGCAGAAGGCCCTGGATGAAGCCCGCACGGCCGGCCTCTTAGGCGAGTGCGCCATAGACCTCATGCGCGGGGCGGGAGCCTACATCTCCGGGCTCGATACGTCCCTTCTGGAGACCATGGAAGGCAAGAAAGCCTGGCCGCGCCAGCCTCCTCCTTTCCCGACCGTCTCAGGACTCCTGGGGCGGCCCACCGTGGTCAATAATGTCGAGACTTTGAGCATGATCCCTCACATCGTCATGCGCGGCGGGGAATGGTTCGCCAAGCTCGGCACGGCCAAATCCGGCGGCACGGTCCTCTTCAGCGTGAGCGGTCATGTGGAGAAGCCCGGCGTCTACGAGTTCCCCATGGGAACCCCGCTCAAAGACATCCTGGCCGCGGCCGGCGGGGTCAAGGACGGCAAGAGACTCAAAGCCGTCATCCCGGGCGGCGTCTCCACCCCGGTCATGACAGCCGACGAGCTCGACACCCCCATGGATTTCGAGGGGCCGCGCGCCAAAGGCACCTTCCTGGGCGCGGGCGGCGTCATCGTGCTCGACGAGACCGCGGACATGGTCAGCGTCGCGCACAACATCGAGCGCTTCCTGGCCCATGAATCCTGCGGCCAATGCACCCCTTGCCGGCAGGGTAGCTTCTGGCACGAGCGCATCCTGGAGCGGGGCCTCAGCGGGGGCGGCACGGCCGATGACCTCGCCACCTTGGAGCGCGCGGGCGAGAACATCACGGGCAAGGTCATCTGCGCTTTGGGCGACACCGTGGGCGTGGTCACCCGGGCCCTGATGAAGAAGTTCCCTGAAGATTTCAAAGCGAGGTTCCCGGAGCGACGTGGCTAA
- a CDS encoding ankyrin repeat domain-containing protein: MPEAAKRGKLERVQALVAQGYQINATGETSEGETGTALSEAASSGHLEVVRFLLDKGADVNGMDKDSSPPLLGAADNGHEDVVRLLVERGANINARRHVRDGRAGTTALMSAAGDGKLDLVRFLLDHKADMNLGEWLPLRYDRLEPALEDAISGGHVNVVALLIERGAALNQKRALEIAIETGNPDMVRCLLAHGADRAVRDDDEDFLNDADHRGQPEVIALIQKAAKGILTENDLRLRNQAATVPAQARLAAVPKPKAPPQLMVQLAFHEPSGNDILDGGETGAIRAKLSNRGGGPAYSVKFVAHLDKPVTGLSIPSEVKVGDIEPGQTVSRDIPLTSRDDVASGTAVVRLDVREGNGFDAPSVIIRFETRPFQAPELAISALSLGGTGVVKKGEVTNLSLTIKNIGAGPAKDASASIELNSTDIFASGDTKVSLKDLAPGQSRKVDFQFFINSRYNAGKFLPITISVKESRGKFGLKAQPLNLVLNEGAPTLQVLAVEGKPSVAAPVTPEVAQETVDIPPQTRAPVDPNAYAVIVGIENYRQTGIPAVDFAARDAQTMRTYLTHSLGFDSKNVVLLQNGQANKTDLEKYFGTWMKNRVSPNSRVFIYFAGHGAPNPTTGESYLVPYDGDPSYTEDTAYPLQRLYDNLARLPTNNITVILDACFSGQGGRSIIAKGTRPFVTVSAAANIGSNTIILSATGGKQISATYPEGQHGLLTYFLLKGLQGDADINHDGRITTANLFNYIRPNVEREARKQNIEQVPQLAPTLEALGKAKDRIWMTMK, from the coding sequence TTGCCCGAGGCAGCCAAGCGCGGTAAGCTTGAACGCGTTCAAGCCCTTGTGGCGCAAGGTTATCAAATCAATGCAACGGGAGAGACCTCCGAGGGTGAGACCGGCACCGCCCTAAGCGAGGCTGCTAGCTCTGGACACCTTGAAGTCGTGCGATTTTTATTGGACAAAGGTGCGGACGTCAATGGGATGGACAAGGATTCGAGCCCGCCCCTCCTGGGTGCTGCTGATAATGGGCATGAAGACGTGGTACGCCTCCTGGTTGAGCGCGGTGCCAACATCAACGCACGCCGGCACGTCCGTGATGGGCGCGCCGGCACGACTGCATTGATGTCCGCGGCGGGAGACGGGAAATTGGATTTGGTGCGTTTCTTGTTGGACCATAAAGCGGATATGAATCTTGGGGAGTGGCTTCCACTGAGATATGATCGCCTTGAGCCAGCCTTAGAAGATGCAATATCCGGTGGCCATGTGAATGTCGTGGCACTACTGATCGAAAGGGGAGCGGCATTAAACCAAAAGCGTGCCCTGGAGATTGCAATCGAGACTGGCAACCCTGATATGGTCCGATGCTTATTGGCCCACGGTGCAGACAGGGCGGTCCGTGACGACGACGAAGATTTTCTTAACGATGCCGATCATAGGGGCCAACCCGAAGTTATTGCGTTGATTCAAAAAGCTGCCAAGGGAATCTTGACCGAGAATGATTTGAGACTGAGGAACCAAGCTGCGACTGTGCCGGCCCAGGCACGGCTGGCCGCAGTCCCCAAACCCAAGGCGCCTCCGCAGCTCATGGTCCAACTCGCTTTCCATGAGCCTTCAGGAAACGACATACTGGACGGAGGCGAGACAGGAGCGATCCGGGCGAAGCTCTCCAACAGAGGAGGTGGGCCAGCCTATTCGGTTAAATTCGTGGCCCACCTAGACAAGCCCGTTACTGGCCTGAGCATCCCATCCGAGGTTAAGGTGGGGGATATTGAGCCCGGTCAGACTGTCTCCCGCGACATCCCATTGACCTCCCGCGACGACGTTGCCTCAGGGACGGCCGTGGTCCGGCTAGACGTAAGGGAAGGGAATGGCTTCGATGCCCCATCTGTTATCATAAGATTTGAAACCCGTCCCTTCCAAGCTCCCGAACTCGCCATATCTGCTCTCTCTCTGGGCGGAACCGGCGTGGTCAAGAAGGGCGAGGTCACGAATCTCAGCCTTACCATCAAGAATATCGGAGCCGGCCCTGCCAAAGATGCCTCGGCTTCCATCGAGCTTAATAGCACCGATATCTTTGCTTCTGGGGATACCAAAGTCTCCTTGAAGGACTTGGCACCCGGGCAGTCTCGGAAAGTTGATTTCCAGTTTTTCATCAATAGCCGATACAACGCTGGTAAGTTTCTGCCCATCACGATTTCGGTGAAGGAATCCAGAGGCAAGTTCGGTCTCAAAGCCCAGCCTCTTAACCTCGTCTTGAATGAAGGAGCACCCACGTTGCAGGTGCTTGCCGTCGAAGGGAAGCCTTCCGTTGCTGCTCCGGTCACCCCGGAGGTCGCGCAAGAAACTGTCGATATCCCACCGCAGACGAGGGCCCCTGTCGATCCGAATGCCTATGCGGTGATCGTCGGAATTGAGAATTACCGTCAGACGGGGATACCGGCGGTGGACTTCGCCGCTCGTGACGCGCAGACCATGCGGACCTATCTGACGCATTCCCTGGGCTTCGACTCCAAAAATGTCGTCCTATTGCAGAATGGCCAAGCCAACAAGACCGACCTGGAAAAATACTTCGGGACATGGATGAAAAACCGTGTCTCTCCCAATAGTCGTGTATTCATCTACTTCGCGGGGCATGGCGCGCCGAATCCGACGACGGGCGAAAGCTACCTCGTTCCTTATGACGGCGATCCGAGCTATACGGAGGATACGGCCTATCCGCTACAGCGTCTCTATGACAATTTGGCAAGACTCCCAACGAATAATATCACGGTCATATTGGACGCCTGTTTCTCCGGTCAAGGAGGCCGGTCCATCATTGCCAAGGGGACCCGCCCTTTTGTCACGGTCTCGGCAGCAGCAAATATCGGGAGCAACACCATAATCCTTAGCGCGACGGGAGGGAAGCAAATCAGCGCCACCTACCCTGAGGGACAGCACGGCCTCCTGACATATTTCTTGCTGAAAGGCCTCCAAGGAGACGCAGACATAAATCACGATGGGCGGATCACCACAGCCAACCTATTCAACTACATCAGGCCAAACGTGGAGCGCGAAGCGAGAAAGCAAAATATCGAGCAGGTCCCGCAACTTGCCCCGACGCTGGAGGCGTTGGGTAAAGCGAAAGACCGCATTTGGATGACAATGAAATGA